TATCTTTACTGACCGCCTGATACCAGTCATGTGCCCATCGAGTGCTTGCCGCCAGAACTTCGTTCCTTGTGGCGGTAAAATCGAACACACACTGGTCGTTGTCGCCACATATTTGCGCCATCCTGCGACCTTCGGCAGACTCTGCTGGCAAGGCTGGTGGGTTGACTATTGGTGTGAAGTCGGGGTCATGTTTGTCGGCGTACATCGCTTCTTCTTGAGCGGAGTACACGAAGAGGGATGTCTGGCTCGTGACCGCCCCTTTTGAAAGCAAACGTTGATGTAGggagaaaagacaacaaaagaggAGGTTACAACTTACAACGCACAACTTCTAGAGATGTATGAAAGGTGGCCTACATTAGTGATACCACCAACACTActctaaattcagaaaggcggCAGCTGTAATGTAATTAAGTGGATTGTGACAGGCTGGCTTCGCGTTAGCAAAACTCAGGCGCCAATTACGTTCTACGTCTGGCTACGAATAATGTGAAATTAACGCGACTGGTTACGATCTACATAAAATGGTACGCAGGCACACATAAAGTAGATGCGTTGGATTGGCCATACCCCAGTATTTTTGACAGGTATCTAAATTAAGTGCTtggaccagggttgtagccagcacctgtccttcagtcctttgaaggaattttgcagctggggactgaaaaacgttttccccattccgtcccctgggacagacaaaaattgatatgtaaagatgtaaaaaactgaaacccatgtgttcttcttcaccaaaacagatgccattgaagagcttagtctacaagcaaaaattgcacctcaaaatgcaggaaaaagtgtttcagagggtcttgattgaAAAaatttctgggacccagaccccctaaaAATGACGCataacgtcacgccatgccttcggtgctcgataggattcccattcaaaatcaaggggactgaaaatgatttcaggctggctacaactctGGCTTGGACCCAACCTGGTGATGTATGCAAATATAAAACACACTATAAAGTAACATTGCCACCATATTTACCTTCAGTTCTTACTTTCGATTTTAATTGACAATAGATGATATTTGAGCACTACACTCAAAGACTTACATGATGCTCCAAAGTCGTTATAGATGGTCATCTGGTCTGCAGTACTCGGAACTGTATCGCCAGAGGGCGTGGTGAAGTCATCGTCAGGATTGTCATTCCAACTTCCCAAGAGGCCCTGCGTCTGAGCAAACATATTTCAAACTGGCCATAAAGTTTTTGCCTTGTTATGGAGAAATAATTCAAAATAACATAAGGTAAGTCGACTGAGCTAACGTAGTGTTGAAAAAACCTCCAGCTAACTGCATCTGttactgtccatggtgctgaagaGTGTTGCtgtgacatttgtttgttttctttgttttgcatgGCCAGTAACGTTATACAAGTTGAGTAAGATCGGACTGTgatgtttgatccactcacagtAGGATAGGATAGTCTCTTACTTTTTAATATAATCGTGGTAGGTTCTCAAATTTACACCCATCCGAGACCTCAGATTTACACCCATCTGAGACTTAATGTCCCAAACCAAAGCAAGTTACTTATCTTTACCTGTGTCAAGTGAGGAGATTTCAATTGCCTTTCCCAGGGCGCAACCTTGGAGTCTGCTATGGATTtaaacccagaacctctagattcATGAAAGTGGTTTTTTCTGTTTCCGCAAATCAAATCCCCCAAAAAAGTTCAGATTTATGATATCTACCTTGCTCTTCAGCTGCGGCGGTACCAGCACCAGCGCGGTCAGGAGGCCGCCCTCGCTCCGTACCTCCACCCCCACACCCGACTGGAAATGAACGGTAACGTTGGAGGGAACCACAGAAGCAACATAGACACCTGTGGGGGGCGTAGAAAAATCATTCTCATGCTCGAGATCAGATCGAGGAAGTCGAGCATAGAGAAGGCAAGTTTGCAGAGAGAGTATCACTTCACCTTAACGTCAGACGATAAGGTAGTGTTTgcgtatgtacatgtgtaccttcCCGTGCATGTAGGTTTACATGTTAAGTTGTGTATATAAAGAGAAATCGTATGAAACGGCTGTTAGTCACACTTTAGTGTTACTTCGATACAACGCTGACCAAATAGGACGAAAGAGAATAGGCTTTAAACCGTATAGGCATTATGTTCTAGTCTACAGTCCAGCCTTGTTGgctttggtccgctcccaaAGGTCCCTAACGCCAATAAGGCCAACGGACCATTTAAAGCGAAGCTATTATGTTCTGGGCACGAGCTTAGGAAAGTAGCATACCAGTGCAACGGATAGGGTAACTGTATACTCTTTCACGCCATTGCATCAAACGTAATATGATAACGTTACCTGTCCTATGACACATGTAGGGGTTTTAATGCAATCTGGAGTTGATGCAGTTTGGCCCCACAACTTTATATTTGTAGCAAATACAggctgaagactcacatgccgTCTTATTTGACAATGgttgaaaacagaaaaaaatgtcagtacaaatgtactactacCAAACTGTGGTCCTACCTGATAAAGTTATGACTGGAGTATCGAATCTGACCACTTCTCCGTTCACCAGGACTTGAGGAACTTCCGTGTCTCGGGCACTGGGCAATCTGACTTCTACTGTGTCGGACGCCCCCTCACGCATGGCAAAGGAACTGCAGGCAGTGGCATGCACAAGTTCACCTAGCAAAAACACAAGGTGTAAAGGTTATAACGTTAAACCTCATTGGTATTAGAAAGACAATGAAAACCCTCAGTGAAACATGTGACAAGGACAGTGAGTGACATTATTGTCATAATGAACTAAACACTAATGTTGGCTATGTCTACTAGTAGACAAGTTGATCATGAGTTTGGCTTCTTTTTTTAtgcagaggaagacaaaaggccccttttttttcaaaatttgagTGTACTCAATGATTTCAGAGGAGAACTTTTAAGTTCTTCCGTGAATGAGAGAAAGTTGGGGTGTCATGAGCCCCGTCACCTTGTGCGTTCGACACTTGTGCCGTCCTGACTTGGATCCGAAGCCCGATGTCGTCAGCCTGAAGAAGTGTGTACTCGCCAAGACCGTTAAACGTGTAGCTCCTCCCATCCAGCGTGATGACGTGGGGATCTCCAAACACAGCGCCTGCAGTTCACACACAGATCGTAAGGCAGGTAATGAGCCCTAAGTCCTGAGAGTCCTAAGTTCTGACTCAAGGCTTAGGGCTCACTCCTGACTGTCAACAAATCTTATctagttgcttgtcaatgagtaacttttgtattgagaTCACAAGACTGAACAGGCCCCCTTGCAGTATCCTCATGTACTGCATCTTTTCATCCCGACGTATCCCTCCTAAGAGTAGTGTGGTATAATCCATGGACAGTTAAGTAGCCGTTGAATGGGGGCGACAAATGACCCCTTGATGGGAGGAATATATAGACCGGATTGTTTAATGAAAAAAGGAAGGGGGTTTTGTCACTGACAATTCTAATGGCTGTGGCTATGACATTAGAAGATTCACAAAAACTCTAtacatttcatggagatatgatgAGAGCCGTATTGTTTTCCTATGTAGAAGAGCGTTCCTACCAGCCTTAGGAGGGACGTATCTGGTGCAGTCGTCAGTGGGGCGCAGCTCGAAGTAAACGTCACAGTTATCGGACCACAAGCAGCAGTAGTAAAACGTCGTCACGTCGTGTATCCAATGGGAGTATGATGGAACCCTGGGTGGAACCTGGGAAATCGACGATATAGTCATATCATACTGTTAGATCTGTTAACTGTGAGACGCAAGCACAAGCCGTTTTTAAAATTGCACACCTCATTTGGGAGcagatttcgtgcaattatccagatggttcaacaaagcgaagttatcccaGTTGCCTTTCCTGTTCGATATGTATTATCCCTGTTTTTGGAAGCAGGGCTatttgggtagccctggctgtgcattctgaacagccaaaccaataaataaatccAGTTGCACCCCACCCcgcgggatttggggattccgtgcaattaacagaagcgtgcggtaatccgttgtgcaattaactagcCTATACTGAATGCCATTGATCTCTATCACACTGAAAGACCTGTTACACTGAACCTTTGCGCATCTAGCTACAAGCCCTACAAAACTATCCATTCAGGGCGTCCCTGCGTTTACTGTACATGGTGGCGTCGATTTTTGGATTTTGAACACAACAATTCTATTTGAAACAACAAATGACAGCTGGATCCACTGACATATGGAGTACCGTCCTACCCTGTAAGGTGGCGCTCCAAACACATGGCCCCTGTCCGGGGTGCTGCCGCCGGCCGTGTCTCCGGTGAACAACTCCCGGCCGTCCGCGGCGTAACAACACTGCTGCCCCGCTCCGTCAGGGCTGCGAAGTATTCATGGAGATATATAAACAATTGATAAACAGAATAAAACATAAAGAGGAGTACAGGAATAAACATGTGTCTAGGATCTGTGAAAGGAAAGCGTTCAGTGGCAAAATAGCGATTGCACAAGATTATGTATTGCATGAGCCAAGGTTAGACTGAAAATCATGTTGTATTTAACGGAGGAATAATTTGTCAGCTATATAAAAACATTTTACGACAATACGATAAAATGCGGAAATCTAATAAAAATGGCAGATTTGTCTTTCAGTTACCTTTATCAAATCACAAAATCTACTGAAATACTTTCTCACATGTATTTCGAAATTCGTGTCGTGGTGGAAGtcacagtaaaaaaaactgctgaaTCAAATTTTTTCTAGAAAAGTGCTGGCGTTATAGACGTGCTTTCAGCATATGGACTATACTTAAGCGTAAATGGTGTTAAAACCATTAAGGGCTAATTAAAAAGATGGTGAAAAGTTGAGCAGTTTACCTGGCAGCAATAGACCTGACACAGTGCACGGCACCAGGGTGGTAAGTACAGGTACTACCTAACGACAGCGCACAGCCGGTGTCCAGCTGGAAAGGTTTACACAGTAGTTTTAGTGGATGTAGACGAGTAGGTCTTGGGCAATAAAAATAAATTACAAGCATTAACCACAAACATAAGAGCAGAAAGTACGACTACAACACACggcacaaaatatatatttatatgtataatatatatatatatatatatatatatatatatatatatactgtccTCGTTTATACAAGTACACGAAATAGAACCATGCATCGCCAGGATGTTTTTGAGGACTATTCTTGTTATCCTTTTCCTATTGAATAGAATCCCCTTTCGTATTAATATCTGAGTGGCCTTGTGTGTTTCAAAAGTTATCAATTTAGCAATAAAACTTTTCGGCTAGAGATTTAAGTGATACGACATTGCGGTAGGGCAGTGGCACGTTCCAGTCCGTTCTATGTTATATGTCTATAATATGTTATTTCATGTCCTGTACCTGAAAACGGCCGGTGTCCACAAGTGCCTGTTGTAAGGTGCAGGGGCAGGGAGGCATGTCGGGAACAAAGTTCGGCAAGTCCTTCTCCGCCTCCCGCCATGCCATGCACCGCTGAGTGGACCACGTCACAGGGTCCTGGTAGAACAGCTCTTTAAACTGCCAAGCTAAGGCGTGGACATTGCTCCATAGAGCCCGGATATTCCTACAGCGTTCAAACAAAATACAGAGAATCGGGTTCTCCATCCATTTACATCTCATTAGTTACTTTagaaagtttta
The sequence above is drawn from the Branchiostoma floridae strain S238N-H82 chromosome 4, Bfl_VNyyK, whole genome shotgun sequence genome and encodes:
- the LOC118413509 gene encoding sushi domain-containing protein 2-like, giving the protein MLAVAVFSLALAASCVHAQDGPLPIVFTPTFGTLMGGDELVFTAPNITSSGGQVYCRFGVVDQVTVAGVVGPDGLTRCVTPVLYEIGRVPFQVSVDGGSTYSYGANFTAALGMEGVNLVDRDSKWQRPIKSATSPLDLAAWRELIKEQLTLTWDRDSFDSASVNVELWGYKEEGSQASWDFMYSVARQVPNTGTYTFSPESTPDSVYHTGKIRVSGFTQQEGVPNIRALWSNVHALAWQFKELFYQDPVTWSTQRCMAWREAEKDLPNFVPDMPPCPCTLQQALVDTGRFQLDTGCALSLGSTCTYHPGAVHCVRSIAASPDGAGQQCCYAADGRELFTGDTAGGSTPDRGHVFGAPPYRVPPRVPSYSHWIHDVTTFYYCCLWSDNCDVYFELRPTDDCTRYVPPKAGAVFGDPHVITLDGRSYTFNGLGEYTLLQADDIGLRIQVRTAQVSNAQGELVHATACSSFAMREGASDTVEVRLPSARDTEVPQVLVNGEVVRFDTPVITLSGVYVASVVPSNVTVHFQSGVGVEVRSEGGLLTALVLVPPQLKSKTQGLLGSWNDNPDDDFTTPSGDTVPSTADQMTIYNDFGASWAVTSQTSLFVYSAQEEAMYADKHDPDFTPIVNPPALPAESAEGRRMAQICGDNDQCVFDFTATRNEVLAASTRWAHDWYQAVSKDTRKVATCPYVPTPEHGSKAGGPSYVENGTVTIACNEGYTPHPTRTVTCRRDGTWDGVPGTCVASNATTAAVAGGVIGGVAVLCVVIGLLVWRMRDDKESTRSEDYRDDSKKDSTQET